One genomic window of Carassius auratus strain Wakin chromosome 14, ASM336829v1, whole genome shotgun sequence includes the following:
- the LOC113113686 gene encoding protein phosphatase 1 regulatory subunit 3C-B-like — translation MSSTRVIHLLSPPMPGPVMPVDVAVQLYITHSPPLRNFLSSYEDYRKRNLVNTCYKPLRPCLSSRTHLEPHRLGWQTPKSKAKKKVVFADSKGMSLTAVHVFSAFDKREPATSELQFDLEDLEDVTATLHINLAQNRILDFPQPAADYLDFRSRLLKNFVCLENCTLQERALTGTIKVRNLAYEKLVHVRITFDTWKSFQDEECTFMNNVCCCQDTDTFSFAIQLPGYVPPQNKVEFCISYRTGEQTYWDNNDGRNYGLVSTSLQQNNTQNSSNRGKKPNESNKLVKKTQNKEVSKCKSLYESNSIFQNWQSWGNIATSGPFW, via the exons ATGAGTTCCACAAG AGTTATTCATCTCCTCAGTCCTCCAATGCCGGGTCCAGTTATGCCCGTAGATGTGGCTGTGCAGCTGTACATCACCCATTCTCCCCCATTGCGTAACTTCCTGAGCTCTTATGAAGACTACAGGAAGCGCAACCTGGTCAACACCTGCTACAAACCCCTGCGGCCCTGCTTGAGCTCCAGAACCCACCTGGAGCCCCATCGTCTGGGCTGGCAGACCCCAAAATCCAAGGCCAAAAAGAAGGTTGTGTTTGCTGACTCAAAGGGTATGTCATTAACAGCGGTGCACGTCTTCTCAGCTTTTGATAAAAGAGAACCTGCTACATCCGAACTGCAGTTTGACCTGGAAGACCTAGAGGATGTCACAGCCACTCTTCATATAAACTTGGCCCAGAACAGAATTCTAGACTTTCCGCAGCCAGCGGCTGACTACCTAGATTTCCGTAGCCGGCTGCTGAAAAACTTTGTTTGTTTGGAGAACTGTACCCTACAGGAGCGGGCCCTAACTGGCACCATCAAAGTACGTAACCTGGCCTACGAGAAGTTGGTTCATGTGCGGATCACCTTCGACACCTGGAAGAGCTTCCAGGATGAGGAATGCACATTTATGAATAATGTCTGTTGTTGTCAGGATACAGACACATTCTCGTTTGCCATTCAACTGCCTGGGTACGTGCCCCCTCAGAATAAGGTCGAATTTTGCATTAGCTACAGAACTGGAGAGCAGACCTACTGGGACAACAACGATGGCAGAAACTATGGACTGGTTTCAACATCTTTGCAACAAAACAATACACAGAATTCCTCAAACCGGGGAAAGAAACCGAATGAATCCAATAAGTTAGTcaagaaaacacaaaacaaggaggTTTCAAAATGTAAAAGTCTGTATGAATCCAATAGCATTTTTCAAAACTGGCAGAGTTGGGGGAACATTGCAACCAGTGGGCCCTTCTGGTGA